DNA from Paludisphaera mucosa:
CTCCGAGCCCGCCAGGTGCAGACCGACCCCGACGACGACGAGACCCTGATGCTCACCGGCGACCTCAACACGGCCTCGGTCGAGTGGACCGTGCAGTGGCGGGTGACCGAGCCGTCGAACTACCTCTTCAAATTCCCCATCGGCGCGGACGACCAGGCGGCCGGCGAACTGCTGACCTACGTCTCGCGCACGGTCATGAACCGGCTCGTCGGCGACTACTCATTCGACGAGATGATCGGCCCCAAGCGCGGGGACATCGCCGTGCAGGCCCGCGACGACTCCCAGCGCATCCTCGACGCGTACGACTGCGGCATCACCGTGACGGCCCTGCAGATGCAGCGGGTGATCCCTCCCGACCGCGTGAAGCCCTCGTTCGACCGGGTCAACGCCTCGATCCAGCTCAAGCAGAAGCTGGAGAACGAGGCCGAGTCGACCCGCAACAAGCTGATCCCCGAGGCTCGCGCCAACCGCGACAAGCTGATCCGCGAGGCCGAGGGCTACGCCTCCCGCACCAAGGCCGAGGCGCAAGGCGAGATCGAGGCCCTTCTCGCCCGCTACCACGCCTACCAGCGCGCCCCCGACGTCACCCGCCAGCGGCTCTACATCGAGGCCATGCAGGGCCTGTTCGAGTCGGTGAAGGACAAGACGATCATCGACGCCGACCTCAACCGCGCCCTGCCGATCCTGAACCTCAACGAGAAGGGGGGGATCGCCAAATGACGCCCCGCCAACGCCTCGCCGCCCTCATCGGCCTCGCCCTGGTCCTCGCCATCCCGGTCGCGCGCAGCGTCTGCTACGTGGTGAACGAGCGCGAGCTGGCCGTCCTGCTCCAGTTCGGCGAGCCGGTCGCCAGCCGGACCCGGCCCGGCCTCTACTTCAAGACCCCGTTCATCCAGGAAGTCCTGCGGCTGCCCAAGACCCTGCAGATCTGGCACGGCGACCAGCAGGCCAAGCTCGTCGACGTCCCCACGGCCGACGGCAAGAAGATCGAGGTCACGCTCTGGGCCGTCTGGCGGATCACCGACCCCGTGAAGTTCGT
Protein-coding regions in this window:
- the hflK gene encoding FtsH protease activity modulator HflK, which encodes MESLSFEDMARRRRQGPPSEAWRRYLPFIPWVLGGLVAIFLISDFSYTVEPHEQAVVLRFGAYKATTMPGLHFKIPIVDQVMKVSVEEHGLSLPFSPVGQMGPGRVDSNLLRARQVQTDPDDDETLMLTGDLNTASVEWTVQWRVTEPSNYLFKFPIGADDQAAGELLTYVSRTVMNRLVGDYSFDEMIGPKRGDIAVQARDDSQRILDAYDCGITVTALQMQRVIPPDRVKPSFDRVNASIQLKQKLENEAESTRNKLIPEARANRDKLIREAEGYASRTKAEAQGEIEALLARYHAYQRAPDVTRQRLYIEAMQGLFESVKDKTIIDADLNRALPILNLNEKGGIAK